A window of the Planctomycetaceae bacterium genome harbors these coding sequences:
- a CDS encoding lipid-A-disaccharide synthase N-terminal domain-containing protein: MFDSLVKELTSEPILWTILGLAGQFTFGGRFILQWIASELKKQSHVPVSFWYLSLVGSLIMLVYSFHRQEPIIMLGFVLNIFIYIRNLHLINAHKKCGAVTSIEKDED, translated from the coding sequence ATGTTTGATTCATTGGTTAAGGAGTTGACGTCCGAGCCGATTTTGTGGACAATTTTGGGACTGGCAGGGCAGTTTACATTTGGCGGAAGGTTTATTCTGCAATGGATTGCCAGCGAATTAAAAAAACAATCGCACGTTCCTGTATCGTTCTGGTATCTTTCGCTGGTCGGCAGCCTTATTATGCTCGTTTACAGTTTCCACAGGCAGGAGCCGATTATTATGCTTGGCTTTGTACTGAATATTTTTATATATATTCGTAATTTGCATTTAATAAATGCGCACAAGAAGTGCGGAGCGGTTACTTCCATAGAAAAAGATGAAGATTGA
- a CDS encoding HAD family hydrolase, translating into MIKCIAFDMDDTLYDEADYYKSGFSVIADKIAKDFQLNTQSVFGKMWELFSSGTRKDTFNAAAEKLGIKFDEQYIKLLVSVFRNHKPDIVLPADSRLVLADLKKLYKLGLITDGWLPGQEYKVKALGIEIFFNSIIYTEKLGTEFWKPSPKGFEKLLDELKINAAEAVYVGDNLEKDFIAPNRMGFKTIRLVRSNGIHKSPASSKDADAQYEIDSIAKLNDLLKKIDV; encoded by the coding sequence ATGATAAAATGTATTGCTTTTGATATGGATGATACCCTTTATGACGAGGCGGATTACTACAAAAGCGGTTTCTCCGTAATTGCCGATAAGATAGCAAAAGATTTTCAGTTAAACACTCAATCTGTATTCGGAAAAATGTGGGAACTTTTCAGTAGCGGTACTCGCAAGGATACATTTAACGCCGCAGCCGAAAAACTTGGAATAAAATTTGACGAGCAATATATAAAGCTGCTGGTGTCTGTTTTCCGCAATCATAAACCGGACATTGTTCTGCCTGCCGACAGCAGACTGGTTTTAGCAGATTTGAAAAAGTTGTATAAACTCGGATTGATAACAGACGGCTGGCTGCCGGGACAGGAATATAAAGTAAAAGCTCTTGGTATCGAGATTTTTTTTAATTCTATCATTTATACTGAAAAACTCGGCACGGAATTCTGGAAGCCTTCACCAAAAGGTTTTGAAAAGTTGCTCGATGAATTAAAAATCAATGCCGCCGAGGCTGTTTATGTTGGTGATAATCTTGAAAAGGATTTTATCGCACCGAATCGGATGGGCTTTAAAACTATAAGACTTGTACGAAGCAATGGAATTCATAAAAGTCCGGCTTCCTCAAAAGATGCAGATGCACAATACGAAATTGATTCGATTGCGAAACTGAATGATTTGCTGAAGAAAATTGATGTATAG
- a CDS encoding sugar transferase: MYRFFKNLFDFLPALIAVIILLPVFLLVIILIRISSRGPAIFKQTRAGKDGKPFTFYKFRTMKMEVDPFGPSPKSGQDPRLTKIGIFLRKSSLDELPQLFNVIKGDMSLVGPRPLYMAQMAEWNDEQKKRLLVKPGLTGLAQISGRGELTIEQKLAYDVEYVQNVSFLLDFKIVLITILQVFTGKSIYEKKYSEKQDTRGETH, translated from the coding sequence ATGTATAGATTTTTTAAAAATTTGTTTGATTTTCTGCCGGCTTTAATTGCAGTTATTATTTTGCTGCCGGTATTTTTACTGGTGATTATTTTAATAAGAATCAGCAGCAGGGGGCCTGCGATTTTTAAACAAACGCGAGCAGGCAAAGACGGAAAGCCATTTACGTTTTATAAATTTCGTACAATGAAAATGGAAGTTGACCCGTTTGGCCCAAGTCCCAAATCAGGACAAGACCCAAGACTTACAAAAATCGGCATTTTTCTGCGTAAATCGTCGCTGGATGAACTGCCGCAGTTGTTTAACGTAATAAAAGGCGATATGAGCCTTGTCGGTCCAAGGCCTTTGTATATGGCTCAAATGGCCGAATGGAACGATGAACAGAAAAAACGGCTGCTCGTCAAACCCGGCCTGACAGGTCTTGCCCAAATCAGCGGCAGGGGCGAACTGACAATAGAACAAAAACTGGCGTATGATGTTGAATATGTGCAGAATGTTTCGTTTCTGCTTGATTTTAAAATAGTATTAATAACAATATTACAGGTTTTTACAGGCAAAAGCATTTATGAGAAAAAATATTCAGAAAAACAGGACACCAGAGGTGAAACTCATTAA
- the hisF gene encoding imidazole glycerol phosphate synthase subunit HisF, whose product MLTKRIIPCLDVRNRKVTKGVKFQNNIDLGDPIEMAVAYSDGGCDELVFYDITASAEGRPIDIEMVREVARAVHIPFAVGGGIKNLEDMRRVLLAGAEKVSVNSLAVRNPQIIADGAKQFGAQCIVLGMDPVKVEKSEKFPSGYEITTQGFRTRTGIDALQWAKQAEDLGAGEIVVNSVDADGTQSGFEINLTRMISENVGIPVVASGGAGVCQHLTDVFKDGKADAAIIASMIHTGKFTIKQIKDELIQAGIPIRKKW is encoded by the coding sequence ATGCTGACGAAAAGAATTATACCATGTTTGGATGTGCGAAATCGCAAAGTTACCAAAGGCGTTAAATTTCAAAATAATATCGACCTGGGCGACCCGATTGAAATGGCTGTTGCGTACAGCGATGGCGGCTGCGATGAACTCGTGTTCTACGATATAACCGCTTCTGCCGAGGGCAGGCCTATCGATATCGAAATGGTACGCGAGGTCGCAAGGGCGGTGCATATACCGTTCGCTGTCGGCGGCGGAATAAAAAATCTTGAAGATATGCGGCGGGTACTTTTGGCAGGCGCGGAAAAAGTCAGCGTAAATTCGTTGGCAGTTCGCAATCCGCAAATTATCGCAGACGGTGCAAAGCAGTTCGGCGCACAATGTATCGTGCTCGGAATGGACCCGGTCAAAGTCGAAAAAAGCGAAAAATTCCCAAGCGGCTACGAAATTACCACGCAAGGCTTTCGCACGAGAACGGGCATAGACGCCCTGCAATGGGCAAAACAGGCTGAAGACCTCGGCGCGGGCGAAATTGTGGTAAACAGCGTTGACGCGGACGGCACACAGTCAGGTTTTGAAATCAACCTTACAAGGATGATTTCCGAAAACGTCGGCATACCTGTCGTCGCAAGCGGAGGTGCAGGCGTTTGTCAACACCTGACCGATGTATTTAAAGACGGCAAAGCTGATGCGGCAATTATTGCGAGTATGATTCATACCGGCAAATTTACTATCAAGCAAATAAAGGATGAATTAATTCAGGCAGGAATACCGATTCGAAAAAAATGGTAA
- a CDS encoding TIGR03790 family protein: protein MRKNIQKNRTPEVKLIKKIFILSLFICQASVCLALEPAQILIVANSDVNESVGLAKYYCQQRAVPQKNILKIPLGKTLSEYITRQNYDTILAPAIRNEIRNNRKPDEIRCLLTVYGVPIKVSAAAPSPNSAELGSKLSGMYYRKEADLRTAYQKLSQLGRKEMVNPGDIAQQKSCDDILKSLDNDVKETLNRIKYVDQGDLRNSQYDELLVFFKLVYGSIYASQQAKTLPGNTYFQSPSEKSELYKNDLLVKKAQDEKWPIAKKIDENFYPALESLAGLRTVIANLKSDMDRCQGKETGASVDSELSMVMFESYDLYRWQPNELKDSLLFLPSDTLMVCRLDGPSEKIAAGLIDKAIYAEKNGLSGTAYVDARGMNITGELSPYSYEYYDRNLNTLVKMLKSRITMPVVFENTSKLFAEGQCPQTALYCGWYSVKRYIDAFDFVPGAIGFHIASFEAMDLRNALSSNWCPAMLVDGITATMGPVDEPYLHSFPLPTNFFTELLDGKSLVEAYYRTNPYNSWQMVLIGDPLYKLKIK from the coding sequence ATGAGAAAAAATATTCAGAAAAACAGGACACCAGAGGTGAAACTCATTAAGAAAATTTTTATCTTGTCTCTATTTATATGTCAGGCGTCTGTGTGTCTTGCGCTTGAGCCGGCTCAAATATTAATAGTTGCAAACTCCGATGTTAATGAGTCTGTTGGGCTTGCTAAATATTACTGCCAACAGCGAGCGGTTCCACAAAAAAATATTTTGAAGATTCCTTTGGGCAAAACTCTTTCTGAATACATAACCAGACAGAATTACGATACTATTCTTGCTCCTGCCATTCGGAATGAAATCCGAAATAACAGAAAGCCGGACGAGATTAGATGCCTTTTAACGGTTTATGGTGTTCCAATTAAGGTCAGCGCAGCGGCGCCTTCGCCGAATTCCGCTGAACTTGGCTCAAAGCTTTCTGGGATGTATTACCGCAAAGAAGCAGATTTAAGAACGGCGTATCAGAAGTTGAGTCAGCTTGGCAGAAAGGAAATGGTTAACCCCGGCGATATCGCGCAGCAAAAATCCTGCGATGATATTTTGAAAAGCCTCGACAACGACGTCAAAGAAACGCTGAACAGAATAAAATACGTTGACCAGGGGGACTTGCGAAACAGCCAGTACGATGAATTGCTTGTGTTTTTTAAGCTTGTTTACGGTTCTATATATGCTTCGCAGCAGGCGAAAACTCTGCCGGGCAACACATATTTCCAGAGTCCGTCGGAAAAAAGCGAGTTGTATAAAAATGACCTGCTTGTGAAAAAAGCACAGGATGAGAAATGGCCGATAGCGAAAAAAATAGACGAAAATTTTTATCCCGCGTTGGAAAGTTTGGCCGGTTTGCGAACAGTTATTGCAAATCTGAAATCCGATATGGACAGATGCCAGGGCAAGGAAACCGGCGCTTCTGTTGATAGTGAATTATCGATGGTGATGTTTGAGAGTTATGATTTATATCGCTGGCAGCCGAATGAACTGAAGGATTCGCTTTTATTTCTTCCGTCAGATACGCTGATGGTTTGCCGGCTTGATGGTCCGTCCGAAAAGATTGCCGCAGGCCTGATTGACAAGGCAATATATGCCGAGAAAAATGGTCTTTCAGGCACTGCGTATGTTGACGCAAGAGGAATGAATATCACCGGCGAGCTTTCGCCGTATTCGTATGAGTATTACGACAGAAATCTTAATACGCTGGTCAAAATGCTGAAGAGTCGCATTACGATGCCGGTTGTTTTTGAAAATACATCAAAACTTTTTGCCGAAGGCCAATGTCCTCAAACAGCCCTGTATTGCGGCTGGTACAGCGTTAAAAGATATATCGATGCTTTTGATTTTGTGCCCGGCGCGATTGGTTTTCACATCGCAAGTTTTGAAGCGATGGATTTGCGCAATGCGTTGAGTTCGAATTGGTGTCCGGCTATGCTTGTTGATGGCATAACGGCAACAATGGGGCCGGTCGATGAGCCTTATCTGCATTCGTTTCCGCTGCCGACAAATTTTTTCACTGAACTGCTCGATGGAAAAAGTTTAGTGGAGGCATATTATAGAACTAATCCATACAATTCCTGGCAGATGGTTCTTATCGGCGACCCGCTTTACAAACTGAAAATAAAATAA
- a CDS encoding SagB family peptide dehydrogenase, with amino-acid sequence MKKNILIFVLLAVCSSIGFSQDTAGTGSSTAPAAVIKLPKPQTNSSVSFEQALMHRRSIREFTDEPLTINQIGQLCWAAQGITEPNKEFRTAPSAGAVYPIQLYVLLPEGLYLYQPQKHELSLVIGKDLRYSVFSSSFNQRVVQKAPCTFMIAGNSKKVEAKYRNRGEKFTYIETGHIAQNIHLQAVTLGLGSVPIGVMDAKTIAQICKLPENLDVLYLVPVGRPMEESNLLPVIANTSAVQPMASVADMRSKHIAIIVPSRYFNETDYYGIQQALVKEGIYPVIASTVLADIKGIQRGGVQRNIITSTILVRDLKIQDYDAFVFISGSGIGGDYLYNRDILNLVRSAHSAGKILAAISDAPAFFSNAGIVRNKNITSSVSQRNKINQAGAIWQRNPLVIDGNLITAGDSAETSSNYGNARVSDRFATAVVSMLKGQKIVY; translated from the coding sequence ATGAAGAAAAATATTTTAATTTTTGTCTTATTGGCTGTTTGCTCAAGTATTGGTTTTTCTCAAGACACAGCAGGCACAGGCTCTTCGACTGCACCGGCGGCTGTGATTAAGCTGCCCAAGCCGCAGACCAATAGTTCTGTTTCGTTTGAGCAGGCTCTTATGCATCGCAGAAGTATACGTGAGTTTACTGATGAGCCTTTGACGATAAATCAAATCGGACAATTGTGTTGGGCTGCGCAGGGGATAACCGAACCGAATAAAGAGTTCAGGACAGCTCCCTCGGCCGGTGCGGTATATCCGATTCAGTTGTATGTTTTACTGCCGGAAGGTTTGTATCTTTATCAGCCCCAGAAACACGAATTGTCATTGGTTATTGGAAAAGATTTGAGATATTCTGTTTTCAGCTCATCTTTTAATCAAAGAGTCGTGCAGAAAGCGCCCTGTACTTTTATGATTGCCGGAAACTCCAAAAAAGTAGAAGCGAAATATCGCAACCGGGGCGAAAAATTTACTTATATCGAAACGGGGCATATTGCGCAGAATATCCATTTGCAGGCCGTAACGCTTGGTCTTGGGTCTGTGCCCATCGGCGTTATGGATGCCAAAACCATTGCGCAGATTTGCAAACTCCCGGAAAATCTTGACGTGCTGTATTTGGTTCCTGTCGGCAGGCCGATGGAGGAATCGAATCTTTTGCCGGTGATAGCCAATACTTCCGCTGTGCAGCCCATGGCGTCTGTTGCTGATATGCGTTCAAAGCATATCGCTATTATAGTGCCGAGCCGTTATTTTAATGAGACGGACTATTACGGTATTCAGCAGGCACTTGTCAAAGAGGGGATATACCCGGTTATCGCAAGTACCGTTCTGGCTGATATTAAAGGCATACAAAGAGGCGGCGTTCAGAGAAACATTATCACTTCGACGATTCTTGTCAGGGATTTAAAGATTCAGGATTATGACGCGTTTGTATTTATCAGCGGCAGCGGTATTGGAGGCGATTATTTATATAACAGGGATATTTTAAATTTGGTGCGTTCGGCTCATTCAGCGGGAAAAATCCTTGCCGCCATTTCAGATGCTCCCGCGTTTTTTTCAAACGCCGGGATAGTCAGAAACAAAAATATAACTTCTTCAGTATCGCAGCGTAATAAAATAAACCAGGCCGGCGCAATATGGCAGAGAAATCCGCTTGTGATTGACGGCAATCTAATCACCGCAGGCGACAGTGCAGAAACTTCGTCGAACTATGGAAACGCCAGAGTCAGCGACAGATTCGCTACCGCCGTTGTTAGTATGCTTAAAGGCCAGAAAATTGTCTACTGA
- a CDS encoding KamA family radical SAM protein, which produces MKAEILSKINYVTNLKDVVGLSESDYIECQNVAEKYPFMANEYYLSLINWDDPDDPIRKLVIPNPNEMERWGRLDPSNEHQYTIMPGLEHKYNTTALLLVSNVCAGICRYCFRKRVFHESSKDCLQDLSAAMKYIEQHTEITNVLLTGGDPLTLPTERLEEIISKLRQIEHVRIIRIGTRVPVYYPYRITEDSDLLKLLEKYTTARKKIYMMTHFVHPNELTDIAVEACNMVQKAGVRMTNQVPLLRGINDKPEVLSKLLQELSFCGVIPYYIFQCRPASGNKMFTVPIEEGYNIVERAKANVSGLAKRARYVMSHSSGKIEIIGKTEYNVYMKYHRAANDADSGKFMILKSNPKACWFDDYEEIAADYPLNEPFRTYGPE; this is translated from the coding sequence ATGAAGGCAGAAATTTTGTCGAAAATCAATTATGTTACAAATCTCAAAGATGTTGTCGGTCTTTCAGAGAGCGATTACATCGAATGCCAAAATGTTGCGGAAAAATACCCCTTTATGGCTAATGAATACTATCTTTCTCTAATAAATTGGGACGACCCTGACGACCCGATTAGAAAACTAGTGATACCGAATCCCAATGAGATGGAGCGTTGGGGCAGACTCGACCCGTCGAATGAGCATCAATATACGATAATGCCCGGCCTTGAGCACAAATATAATACGACGGCTCTGCTGCTGGTCAGTAATGTTTGTGCGGGTATTTGCCGTTATTGTTTCCGCAAACGAGTATTCCACGAGTCATCGAAAGATTGTTTGCAGGATTTATCGGCGGCGATGAAGTATATTGAGCAGCATACGGAAATCACAAACGTGCTGCTTACCGGCGGCGACCCGCTGACACTGCCGACAGAACGGCTTGAAGAAATAATCTCGAAACTTCGGCAGATTGAACACGTCCGCATTATCCGCATAGGAACGCGAGTGCCGGTTTATTATCCTTACAGAATTACAGAAGATTCTGATTTGTTGAAATTACTTGAAAAATATACTACCGCACGCAAAAAAATTTATATGATGACGCATTTTGTACATCCGAATGAACTTACGGATATTGCGGTTGAAGCCTGCAATATGGTTCAAAAGGCGGGCGTGCGAATGACAAATCAGGTTCCGCTTTTGCGAGGCATAAACGATAAGCCAGAAGTGCTTTCAAAACTGCTTCAGGAACTTTCGTTTTGCGGCGTGATTCCGTATTATATTTTCCAGTGCAGACCCGCCAGCGGAAACAAAATGTTTACCGTGCCGATTGAAGAAGGCTATAACATCGTCGAAAGAGCAAAGGCGAACGTTTCAGGTCTTGCCAAACGCGCCAGATATGTGATGAGTCATTCAAGCGGAAAAATCGAAATCATCGGCAAAACAGAATATAATGTTTATATGAAATACCACCGAGCCGCCAATGATGCCGATAGCGGCAAATTTATGATTTTAAAAAGTAATCCGAAGGCCTGTTGGTTCGATGACTATGAAGAAATCGCAGCCGATTATCCGTTGAATGAACCGTTCAGGACTTACGGCCCGGAATAG
- the hisH gene encoding imidazole glycerol phosphate synthase subunit HisH, translating into MITIIDYKAGNLTSVQLAFESIGQKVKITDRPEDILRAEKIVFPGVGAAQSAMDNLKNLKLIDPIRKVIADGIPFLGICIGMQLLFESSEEDGGTKCLGILPGQVKKFICADKTFKIPQIGWNTVKFMPPHPHPIFNGIEDQSEFYFVHSFYPSCSDKNFILGQSEYSNATFASAAGTKNFAAVQFHPERSGRIGLRLLENFSRWDGKC; encoded by the coding sequence ATGATAACAATAATCGACTATAAAGCCGGAAATTTGACGAGCGTTCAGCTTGCTTTCGAGAGCATCGGCCAAAAGGTAAAAATTACCGACAGGCCGGAAGATATACTCCGCGCGGAAAAAATAGTGTTCCCCGGCGTAGGAGCCGCACAATCGGCAATGGACAACCTCAAAAACCTGAAACTAATCGACCCTATCCGCAAAGTAATCGCCGACGGCATCCCGTTTTTGGGAATATGTATCGGTATGCAGCTTTTGTTTGAATCCAGCGAAGAAGACGGCGGCACAAAATGCCTTGGCATCCTGCCGGGACAAGTGAAAAAATTCATCTGTGCTGACAAGACTTTTAAAATTCCGCAAATCGGCTGGAACACCGTAAAATTTATGCCCCCACACCCGCACCCGATTTTTAACGGCATCGAAGACCAAAGCGAATTTTATTTTGTTCACAGCTTCTATCCTTCGTGCAGCGATAAAAATTTCATACTCGGACAGAGCGAATATTCAAACGCAACTTTCGCCAGCGCGGCCGGGACAAAAAATTTCGCGGCCGTACAATTCCACCCCGAACGGTCGGGACGAATCGGTTTGAGATTGCTTGAAAATTTCAGCAGATGGGATGGCAAATGCTGA
- a CDS encoding ATP-grasp domain-containing protein, giving the protein MESFKKAAKELKLNCKCFGTDRTELSAALQLCDKKFIVNSVTHQDYVKQLLKIVKQNKVKLLVPTVDLDLHLLAANNKKFSDAGCTVLISKPEIINICQDKRQTFKFLIENGFDTPVTLNTEQALRKKNIKYPLFLKPWDGYASRGNALVKNREELCFYTKKIPNCIVQEFIAGQEFTCDVFVDFDLKVRCVVPRNRIETRTGEVSKGKIIKNKHIMQSTAELVQKLGAGPGIITVQLILTKDEIIKFIEINPRFGGGVPLSIKANADFPKWILQLLTGKIPNIKFDGFENNLVMLRYDEAVWLR; this is encoded by the coding sequence TTGGAAAGCTTCAAAAAAGCGGCAAAAGAGCTTAAATTAAACTGCAAATGTTTTGGCACTGACAGAACAGAATTAAGCGCAGCTCTGCAATTGTGCGACAAAAAATTTATTGTCAATTCTGTAACTCATCAGGACTATGTAAAACAACTCCTGAAAATTGTAAAACAAAACAAGGTAAAGCTGCTTGTGCCGACTGTTGACCTCGACTTGCATCTGCTTGCCGCAAATAATAAGAAATTTTCAGATGCGGGCTGCACCGTCCTGATTTCCAAACCAGAAATTATAAATATATGTCAGGACAAACGACAAACTTTCAAATTTCTAATTGAAAACGGATTCGATACACCTGTCACTTTGAACACAGAGCAGGCATTACGCAAAAAAAACATTAAGTATCCGCTCTTTTTAAAACCGTGGGACGGCTACGCAAGCAGAGGAAACGCACTGGTGAAAAACCGCGAGGAACTCTGTTTTTATACAAAAAAAATACCTAATTGCATTGTTCAGGAATTCATCGCCGGTCAGGAATTCACCTGCGATGTCTTTGTCGATTTCGATTTAAAGGTACGCTGCGTTGTGCCGAGAAACCGCATTGAGACAAGAACAGGCGAAGTAAGCAAAGGCAAAATAATCAAAAATAAGCACATTATGCAAAGTACTGCGGAACTTGTGCAGAAACTTGGCGCAGGGCCGGGAATAATAACCGTTCAGCTGATCCTGACAAAAGACGAAATAATTAAATTCATCGAAATTAATCCTCGTTTTGGCGGCGGAGTTCCGTTAAGTATCAAAGCGAATGCAGATTTTCCTAAGTGGATACTTCAACTGCTTACCGGAAAAATACCAAATATAAAATTTGACGGTTTTGAAAATAACCTTGTGATGCTTAGATACGATGAAGCAGTCTGGTTAAGATAG
- the fucU gene encoding L-fucose mutarotase, producing the protein MLKGIPAIISPDLLKILAEMGHGDEIVFADCNFPAASNTERLLRYDGNGISELLKAVLKLFPLDGYVESPVALMEIVPGDKAKPTIWNEYRKIIKASGEKFKDFEYVERMDFYERTQEAYAVVATSETSPYANIILKKGCIRP; encoded by the coding sequence ATGCTTAAAGGAATACCTGCGATTATTTCGCCCGATTTATTGAAGATTTTAGCCGAAATGGGGCACGGTGACGAAATTGTATTTGCCGATTGTAATTTTCCCGCCGCTTCTAACACCGAAAGACTGCTGCGATACGATGGCAATGGCATATCAGAACTTCTGAAAGCGGTTTTGAAGCTGTTTCCGCTGGACGGCTACGTCGAAAGTCCTGTTGCGCTGATGGAGATTGTACCCGGCGATAAAGCCAAACCGACGATTTGGAACGAATACAGAAAAATTATCAAGGCAAGCGGCGAAAAATTCAAAGATTTCGAATATGTTGAAAGAATGGATTTTTACGAACGCACACAGGAAGCCTATGCTGTTGTTGCGACGAGTGAAACTTCGCCTTATGCGAATATCATCCTTAAAAAAGGCTGCATAAGACCATAG
- a CDS encoding VanZ family protein codes for MKLSKEKKFFTAVLLFYWVGLIVATHIPVPMWVRGMGVSDKTMHVAAYIVLTLLLWLAFWFDIKANWRKFQPWLILVVIFLHGVADELTQHFIAGRSTDPADLCADMLGAAAAMVIITFFTGYNAVMALTVIGPVFLPAIVKAGITKHNSPLESVLYIFVYAIVAVAWMCYLELILKIKLKKFKRFLLYMVLPTASLSFVIIYALLTNKPISAYSIGGSVAIILMTVIERVATIPGRKS; via the coding sequence ATGAAATTATCCAAAGAAAAGAAGTTTTTTACCGCTGTACTGCTATTTTACTGGGTCGGCCTGATTGTCGCTACGCATATTCCTGTCCCTATGTGGGTTAGGGGTATGGGCGTAAGCGATAAAACTATGCACGTTGCGGCATATATAGTGCTGACGCTTCTTCTGTGGCTGGCTTTCTGGTTCGATATTAAGGCAAACTGGCGTAAATTCCAGCCTTGGTTAATTTTGGTTGTTATCTTCTTACACGGCGTCGCGGATGAATTGACACAGCATTTTATAGCAGGCCGTTCCACTGACCCCGCCGACCTTTGTGCCGATATGCTCGGCGCAGCGGCGGCGATGGTAATTATCACATTTTTCACGGGCTATAATGCCGTAATGGCTCTAACAGTAATCGGCCCTGTGTTTTTACCAGCAATAGTCAAAGCCGGCATTACAAAACACAATTCACCACTTGAATCTGTCCTCTATATATTTGTCTATGCAATAGTAGCTGTTGCGTGGATGTGCTATTTAGAATTGATACTAAAAATAAAGCTTAAAAAATTTAAACGCTTCCTCTTATATATGGTATTGCCAACAGCTTCTTTAAGTTTTGTTATAATATATGCCCTACTCACAAATAAACCTATTAGCGCGTACAGCATAGGTGGTTCTGTCGCAATTATCCTTATGACGGTAATAGAGCGGGTAGCAACTATTCCGGGCCGTAAGTCCTGA